From a region of the Oryzias melastigma strain HK-1 linkage group LG4, ASM292280v2, whole genome shotgun sequence genome:
- the LOC112136798 gene encoding transcription initiation factor TFIID subunit 4 isoform X4 (The sequence of the model RefSeq protein was modified relative to this genomic sequence to represent the inferred CDS: added 104 bases not found in genome assembly), with the protein MNRGDQAPKSDSCGSLGEEDSSVKLQMIQVPIKCGAVAAATPQPAAVDTHQRESFPLSVIPCSQGHQPPPSAGAAPVAQPSPSVMVSAKPTIQVGASHPVPKQTVNQMTPPGRTVVITVPRTAAAQPVAPTAPHNASPKLPPNLQIPAGMMLIRSDSGQLMLVSQQVLAQAQRGPRIVSSQAPRVLTQQVPTVTGAKGNEKVSLIQMTTPSTFQTVQKPALCIAMVPKAAAAPSLRALPQASGDTKKEITRTFSKETLESVKKCKNFLVTLIKLASSDSRSANMANNVRGLVRSLLEGKMEAEEFTELLYEELKSTPQPCLVPFLKKSLPAVRSLTSDPQLFIQQASTSKNTKSSEAELSRQQALRAYDSSSGSTPSRTDVSRRGGLGSTVVLSGSHIPGAFPGKRASQDQSRGVFRASCGSYREDDDINDVASMAGVNLREENARILTSTVGSVVQSCQDQLFLSPQHLLTWILHTGKSFGVTDVGPDVVALVSHATQERLRELMEKISAVAEHRRTSQQEDSWHVRVSDVRSQLRFLEEIEKLKKRRKDEEEKEKLLRLARSRFHTEDPQVQLLRQRARELQQMEEARLQQKEANLTALAAIGPRKKRVLDQSNGQVSLLPRLGSQKVTRVVLKDLLVCMEQEPVLHHSLTFYKSMLFMVSASSGQSNCRTQLTAGKSRPPAAVSAFCLQTKSL; encoded by the exons ATGAACCGCGGAGACCAAGCACCTAAGTCAGACTCATGTGGGTCATTGGGGGAGGAAGACTCGTCTGTCAAACTGCAGATGATACAAGTTCCAATCAAATGTGGAGCTGTTGCAGCTGCAACCCCCCAGCCTGCTGCTGTTGACACCCACCAGAGGGAGTCTTTCCCACTCAGTGTCATCCCCTGCAGTCAGGGGCACCAGCCTCCCCCTTCTGCAGGTGCTGCACCAGTGGCTCAGCCCTCCCCTTCTGTTATGGTGAGTGCAAAGCCCACAATCCAAGTGGGGGCGAGTCATCCCGTCCCAAAGCAGACCGTCAATCAGATGACACCCCCTGGAAGGACGGTGGTAATAACTGTACCCAGAACAGCAGCTGCACAGCCAGTGGCCCCCACAGCGCCACACAATGCCTCTCCAAAGCTGCCCCCCAACCTCCAGATCCCAGCAG GTATGATGCTGATCCGCAGCGACAGCGGTCAGCTGATGCTGGTGTCCCAGCAGGTTCTGGCTCAGGCTCAACGAGGGCCGAGAATTGTCAGCAGCCAGGCGCCTCGGGTTCTGACCCAGCAG GTGCCCACAGTCACAGGAGCCAAAGGTAACGAGAAGGTATCGCTCATCCAGATGACGACGCCCTCCACCTTCCAGACGGTTCAAAAACCAGCTCTG TGCATCGCCATGGTTCCCAAAGCTGCTGCGGCCCCGAGCCTCAGAGCTCTCCCTCAGGCATCTGGAGACACCAAGAAGGAGATAACGAGAACTTTCAGTAAG GAGACTCTGGAAAGTGTGAAGAAGTGTAAGAATTTCCTGGTGACTCTGATCAAGCTGGCGTCCAGTGACTCCAGGTCTGCCAACATGGCCAACAATGTTCGAGGACTGGTCCGAAGTCTGCTG GAGGGAAAGATGGAAGCGGAGGAGTTCACAGAGCTGCTGTATGAGGAGCTGAAGTCAACGCCACAGCCCTGCTTAGTGCCTTTCCTAAAG AAAAGCCTCCCtgcggtgcgttcactgacctcagACCCACAGTTATTCATCCAGCAGGCCTCTACATCCAAGAACACAAAGTCGTCTGAGGCAGAACTGAGCAGACAGCAG GCTCTCCGTGCATATGATTCAAGTTCTGGATCAACTCCATCCAGAACCGACGTGTCTCGCAGAGGTGGGCTCGGCAGCACAGTGGTTCTGTCAGGAAGTCACATCCCAG GAGCGTTTCCAGGGAAACGTGCTTCTCAGGATCAGTCCAGAGGTGTTTTCAGAGCCAGCTGTGGATCCTACAG AGAGGATGATGACATCAATGATGTGGCCTCCATGGCAGGAGTCAACTTGAGAGAGGAGAACGCCCGGATTCTCACCTCCACTGTGGGCTCCGTGGTGCAGTCCTGCCAGGACCAGCTCTTCCTCTCACCTCAGCACCTGCTCACCTGGATCCTGCACACAG GAAAGTCGTTTGGAGTTACTGATGTGGGTCCGGATGTGGTGGCTCTAGTTTCTCATGCTACTCAGGAGCGTCTGCGAGAGCTGATGGAGAAGATCTCTGCTGTGGCTGAGCATCGTAGGACGTCTCAACAG GAGGATTCCTGGCATGTCAGGGTGAGCGATGTCCGCTCTCAGCTTCGCTTCCTGGAGGAAATAGAGAagctgaagaagaggaggaaagatGAAGAGGAAAAGGAGAAACTACTCCGTTTAGCCAGG AGTCGCTTCCACACTGAAGACCCTCAGGTTCAGCTGCTCAGACAGAGAGCCAGAGAG ctgCAACAGATGGAGGAAGCTCGGCTGCAGCAGAAGGAGGCGAACCTCACCGCTTTGGCCGCCATCGGACCTCGAAAGAAGAGAGTGCTGGACCAGAGTAACGGTCAG GTGTCTCTGCTGCCCAGGCTGGGCTCTCAGAAGGTCACCCGGGTGGTTCTGAAGGATCTGCTGGTCTGCATGGAGCAGGAGCCGGTCCTGCACCACTCTCTCACCTTCTACAAATCCATGCTGTTTATGGTGT
- the LOC112136798 gene encoding transcription initiation factor TFIID subunit 4 isoform X3 (The sequence of the model RefSeq protein was modified relative to this genomic sequence to represent the inferred CDS: added 104 bases not found in genome assembly), protein MNRGDQAPKSDSCGSLGEEDSSVKLQMIQVPIKCGAVAAATPQPAAVDTHQRESFPLSVIPCSQGHQPPPSAGAAPVAQPSPSVMVSAKPTIQVGASHPVPKQTVNQMTPPGRTVVITVPRTAAAQPVAPTAPHNASPKLPPNLQIPAGMMLIRSDSGQLMLVSQQVLAQAQRGPRIVSSQAPRVLTQQVPTVTGAKGNEKVSLIQMTTPSTFQTVQKPALCIAMVPKAAAAPSLRALPQASGDTKKEITRTFSKETLESVKKCKNFLVTLIKLASSDSRSANMANNVRGLVRSLLEGKMEAEEFTELLYEELKSTPQPCLVPFLKKSLPAVRSLTSDPQLFIQQASTSKNTKSSEAELSRQQALRAYDSSSGSTPSRTDVSRRGGLGSTVVLSGSHIPGAFPGKRASQDQSRGVFRASCGSYREDDDINDVASMAGVNLREENARILTSTVGSVVQSCQDQLFLSPQHLLTWILHTGKSFGVTDVGPDVVALVSHATQERLRELMEKISAVAEHRRTSQQEDSWHVRVSDVRSQLRFLEEIEKLKKRRKDEEEKEKLLRLARSRFHTEDPQVQLLRQRAREVSQESCCLHSCLREAGCNRWRKLGCSRRRRTSPLWPPSDLERRECWTRVTVSLLPRLGSQKVTRVVLKDLLVCMEQEPVLHHSLTFYKSMLFMVSASSGQSNCRTQLTAGKSRPPAAVSAFCLQTKSL, encoded by the exons ATGAACCGCGGAGACCAAGCACCTAAGTCAGACTCATGTGGGTCATTGGGGGAGGAAGACTCGTCTGTCAAACTGCAGATGATACAAGTTCCAATCAAATGTGGAGCTGTTGCAGCTGCAACCCCCCAGCCTGCTGCTGTTGACACCCACCAGAGGGAGTCTTTCCCACTCAGTGTCATCCCCTGCAGTCAGGGGCACCAGCCTCCCCCTTCTGCAGGTGCTGCACCAGTGGCTCAGCCCTCCCCTTCTGTTATGGTGAGTGCAAAGCCCACAATCCAAGTGGGGGCGAGTCATCCCGTCCCAAAGCAGACCGTCAATCAGATGACACCCCCTGGAAGGACGGTGGTAATAACTGTACCCAGAACAGCAGCTGCACAGCCAGTGGCCCCCACAGCGCCACACAATGCCTCTCCAAAGCTGCCCCCCAACCTCCAGATCCCAGCAG GTATGATGCTGATCCGCAGCGACAGCGGTCAGCTGATGCTGGTGTCCCAGCAGGTTCTGGCTCAGGCTCAACGAGGGCCGAGAATTGTCAGCAGCCAGGCGCCTCGGGTTCTGACCCAGCAG GTGCCCACAGTCACAGGAGCCAAAGGTAACGAGAAGGTATCGCTCATCCAGATGACGACGCCCTCCACCTTCCAGACGGTTCAAAAACCAGCTCTG TGCATCGCCATGGTTCCCAAAGCTGCTGCGGCCCCGAGCCTCAGAGCTCTCCCTCAGGCATCTGGAGACACCAAGAAGGAGATAACGAGAACTTTCAGTAAG GAGACTCTGGAAAGTGTGAAGAAGTGTAAGAATTTCCTGGTGACTCTGATCAAGCTGGCGTCCAGTGACTCCAGGTCTGCCAACATGGCCAACAATGTTCGAGGACTGGTCCGAAGTCTGCTG GAGGGAAAGATGGAAGCGGAGGAGTTCACAGAGCTGCTGTATGAGGAGCTGAAGTCAACGCCACAGCCCTGCTTAGTGCCTTTCCTAAAG AAAAGCCTCCCtgcggtgcgttcactgacctcagACCCACAGTTATTCATCCAGCAGGCCTCTACATCCAAGAACACAAAGTCGTCTGAGGCAGAACTGAGCAGACAGCAG GCTCTCCGTGCATATGATTCAAGTTCTGGATCAACTCCATCCAGAACCGACGTGTCTCGCAGAGGTGGGCTCGGCAGCACAGTGGTTCTGTCAGGAAGTCACATCCCAG GAGCGTTTCCAGGGAAACGTGCTTCTCAGGATCAGTCCAGAGGTGTTTTCAGAGCCAGCTGTGGATCCTACAG AGAGGATGATGACATCAATGATGTGGCCTCCATGGCAGGAGTCAACTTGAGAGAGGAGAACGCCCGGATTCTCACCTCCACTGTGGGCTCCGTGGTGCAGTCCTGCCAGGACCAGCTCTTCCTCTCACCTCAGCACCTGCTCACCTGGATCCTGCACACAG GAAAGTCGTTTGGAGTTACTGATGTGGGTCCGGATGTGGTGGCTCTAGTTTCTCATGCTACTCAGGAGCGTCTGCGAGAGCTGATGGAGAAGATCTCTGCTGTGGCTGAGCATCGTAGGACGTCTCAACAG GAGGATTCCTGGCATGTCAGGGTGAGCGATGTCCGCTCTCAGCTTCGCTTCCTGGAGGAAATAGAGAagctgaagaagaggaggaaagatGAAGAGGAAAAGGAGAAACTACTCCGTTTAGCCAGG AGTCGCTTCCACACTGAAGACCCTCAGGTTCAGCTGCTCAGACAGAGAGCCAGAGAGGTGAGCCAGGAGTCCTGTTGCCTGCACTCCTGTCTTAGAGAAGCCGG ctgCAACAGATGGAGGAAGCTCGGCTGCAGCAGAAGGAGGCGAACCTCACCGCTTTGGCCGCCATCGGACCTCGAAAGAAGAGAGTGCTGGACCAGAGTAACG GTGTCTCTGCTGCCCAGGCTGGGCTCTCAGAAGGTCACCCGGGTGGTTCTGAAGGATCTGCTGGTCTGCATGGAGCAGGAGCCGGTCCTGCACCACTCTCTCACCTTCTACAAATCCATGCTGTTTATGGTGT
- the LOC112136798 gene encoding transcription initiation factor TFIID subunit 4 isoform X2 (The sequence of the model RefSeq protein was modified relative to this genomic sequence to represent the inferred CDS: added 202 bases not found in genome assembly) produces MNRGDQAPKSDSCGSLGEEDSSVKLQMIQVPIKCGAVAAATPQPAAVDTHQRESFPLSVIPCSQGHQPPPSAGAAPVAQPSPSVMVSAKPTIQVGASHPVPKQTVNQMTPPGRTVVITVPRTAAAQPVAPTAPHNASPKLPPNLQIPAGMMLIRSDSGQLMLVSQQVLAQAQRGPRIVSSQAPRVLTQQVPTVTGAKGNEKVSLIQMTTPSTFQTVQKPALCIAMVPKAAAAPSLRALPQASGDTKKEITRTFSKETLESVKKCKNFLVTLIKLASSDSRSANMANNVRGLVRSLLEGKMEAEEFTELLYEELKSTPQPCLVPFLKKSLPAVRSLTSDPQLFIQQASTSKNTKSSEAELSRQQALRAYDSSSGSTPSRTDVSRRGGLGSTVVLSGSHIPGAFPGKRASQDQSRGVFRASCGSYREDDDINDVASMAGVNLREENARILTSTVGSVVQSCQDQLFLSPQHLLTWILHTVSHATQERLRELMEKISAVAEHRRTSQQEDSWHVRVSDVRSQLRFLEEIEKLKKRRKDEEEKEKLLRLARSRFHTEDPQVQLLRQRARELQQMEEARLQQKEANLTALAAIGPRKKRVLDQSNGVSAAQAGLSEGHPGGSEGSAGLHGAGAGPAPLSHLLQIHAVYGVCVLRTVKLQNPVDGGEVQTSGSGVSVLLADKVVVDLHPLHLLLPAVQSQNRHAEGPEQALHLFAAG; encoded by the exons ATGAACCGCGGAGACCAAGCACCTAAGTCAGACTCATGTGGGTCATTGGGGGAGGAAGACTCGTCTGTCAAACTGCAGATGATACAAGTTCCAATCAAATGTGGAGCTGTTGCAGCTGCAACCCCCCAGCCTGCTGCTGTTGACACCCACCAGAGGGAGTCTTTCCCACTCAGTGTCATCCCCTGCAGTCAGGGGCACCAGCCTCCCCCTTCTGCAGGTGCTGCACCAGTGGCTCAGCCCTCCCCTTCTGTTATGGTGAGTGCAAAGCCCACAATCCAAGTGGGGGCGAGTCATCCCGTCCCAAAGCAGACCGTCAATCAGATGACACCCCCTGGAAGGACGGTGGTAATAACTGTACCCAGAACAGCAGCTGCACAGCCAGTGGCCCCCACAGCGCCACACAATGCCTCTCCAAAGCTGCCCCCCAACCTCCAGATCCCAGCAG GTATGATGCTGATCCGCAGCGACAGCGGTCAGCTGATGCTGGTGTCCCAGCAGGTTCTGGCTCAGGCTCAACGAGGGCCGAGAATTGTCAGCAGCCAGGCGCCTCGGGTTCTGACCCAGCAG GTGCCCACAGTCACAGGAGCCAAAGGTAACGAGAAGGTATCGCTCATCCAGATGACGACGCCCTCCACCTTCCAGACGGTTCAAAAACCAGCTCTG TGCATCGCCATGGTTCCCAAAGCTGCTGCGGCCCCGAGCCTCAGAGCTCTCCCTCAGGCATCTGGAGACACCAAGAAGGAGATAACGAGAACTTTCAGTAAG GAGACTCTGGAAAGTGTGAAGAAGTGTAAGAATTTCCTGGTGACTCTGATCAAGCTGGCGTCCAGTGACTCCAGGTCTGCCAACATGGCCAACAATGTTCGAGGACTGGTCCGAAGTCTGCTG GAGGGAAAGATGGAAGCGGAGGAGTTCACAGAGCTGCTGTATGAGGAGCTGAAGTCAACGCCACAGCCCTGCTTAGTGCCTTTCCTAAAG AAAAGCCTCCCtgcggtgcgttcactgacctcagACCCACAGTTATTCATCCAGCAGGCCTCTACATCCAAGAACACAAAGTCGTCTGAGGCAGAACTGAGCAGACAGCAG GCTCTCCGTGCATATGATTCAAGTTCTGGATCAACTCCATCCAGAACCGACGTGTCTCGCAGAGGTGGGCTCGGCAGCACAGTGGTTCTGTCAGGAAGTCACATCCCAG GAGCGTTTCCAGGGAAACGTGCTTCTCAGGATCAGTCCAGAGGTGTTTTCAGAGCCAGCTGTGGATCCTACAG AGAGGATGATGACATCAATGATGTGGCCTCCATGGCAGGAGTCAACTTGAGAGAGGAGAACGCCCGGATTCTCACCTCCACTGTGGGCTCCGTGGTGCAGTCCTGCCAGGACCAGCTCTTCCTCTCACCTCAGCACCTGCTCACCTGGATCCTGCACACAG TTTCTCATGCTACTCAGGAGCGTCTGCGAGAGCTGATGGAGAAGATCTCTGCTGTGGCTGAGCATCGTAGGACGTCTCAACAG GAGGATTCCTGGCATGTCAGGGTGAGCGATGTCCGCTCTCAGCTTCGCTTCCTGGAGGAAATAGAGAagctgaagaagaggaggaaagatGAAGAGGAAAAGGAGAAACTACTCCGTTTAGCCAGG AGTCGCTTCCACACTGAAGACCCTCAGGTTCAGCTGCTCAGACAGAGAGCCAGAGAG ctgCAACAGATGGAGGAAGCTCGGCTGCAGCAGAAGGAGGCGAACCTCACCGCTTTGGCCGCCATCGGACCTCGAAAGAAGAGAGTGCTGGACCAGAGTAACG GTGTCTCTGCTGCCCAGGCTGGGCTCTCAGAAGGTCACCCGGGTGGTTCTGAAGGATCTGCTGGTCTGCATGGAGCAGGAGCCGGTCCTGCACCACTCTCTCACCTTCTACAAATCCATGCTGTTTATGGTGT
- the LOC112136798 gene encoding transcription initiation factor TFIID subunit 4 isoform X1 (The sequence of the model RefSeq protein was modified relative to this genomic sequence to represent the inferred CDS: added 202 bases not found in genome assembly): protein MNRGDQAPKSDSCGSLGEEDSSVKLQMIQVPIKCGAVAAATPQPAAVDTHQRESFPLSVIPCSQGHQPPPSAGAAPVAQPSPSVMVSAKPTIQVGASHPVPKQTVNQMTPPGRTVVITVPRTAAAQPVAPTAPHNASPKLPPNLQIPAGMMLIRSDSGQLMLVSQQVLAQAQRGPRIVSSQAPRVLTQQVPTVTGAKGNEKVSLIQMTTPSTFQTVQKPALCIAMVPKAAAAPSLRALPQASGDTKKEITRTFSKETLESVKKCKNFLVTLIKLASSDSRSANMANNVRGLVRSLLEGKMEAEEFTELLYEELKSTPQPCLVPFLKKSLPAVRSLTSDPQLFIQQASTSKNTKSSEAELSRQQALRAYDSSSGSTPSRTDVSRRGGLGSTVVLSGSHIPGAFPGKRASQDQSRGVFRASCGSYREDDDINDVASMAGVNLREENARILTSTVGSVVQSCQDQLFLSPQHLLTWILHTGKSFGVTDVGPDVVALVSHATQERLRELMEKISAVAEHRRTSQQEDSWHVRVSDVRSQLRFLEEIEKLKKRRKDEEEKEKLLRLARSRFHTEDPQVQLLRQRARELQQMEEARLQQKEANLTALAAIGPRKKRVLDQSNGVSAAQAGLSEGHPGGSEGSAGLHGAGAGPAPLSHLLQIHAVYGVCVLRTVKLQNPVDGGEVQTSGSGVSVLLADKVVVDLHPLHLLLPAVQSQNRHAEGPEQALHLFAAG, encoded by the exons ATGAACCGCGGAGACCAAGCACCTAAGTCAGACTCATGTGGGTCATTGGGGGAGGAAGACTCGTCTGTCAAACTGCAGATGATACAAGTTCCAATCAAATGTGGAGCTGTTGCAGCTGCAACCCCCCAGCCTGCTGCTGTTGACACCCACCAGAGGGAGTCTTTCCCACTCAGTGTCATCCCCTGCAGTCAGGGGCACCAGCCTCCCCCTTCTGCAGGTGCTGCACCAGTGGCTCAGCCCTCCCCTTCTGTTATGGTGAGTGCAAAGCCCACAATCCAAGTGGGGGCGAGTCATCCCGTCCCAAAGCAGACCGTCAATCAGATGACACCCCCTGGAAGGACGGTGGTAATAACTGTACCCAGAACAGCAGCTGCACAGCCAGTGGCCCCCACAGCGCCACACAATGCCTCTCCAAAGCTGCCCCCCAACCTCCAGATCCCAGCAG GTATGATGCTGATCCGCAGCGACAGCGGTCAGCTGATGCTGGTGTCCCAGCAGGTTCTGGCTCAGGCTCAACGAGGGCCGAGAATTGTCAGCAGCCAGGCGCCTCGGGTTCTGACCCAGCAG GTGCCCACAGTCACAGGAGCCAAAGGTAACGAGAAGGTATCGCTCATCCAGATGACGACGCCCTCCACCTTCCAGACGGTTCAAAAACCAGCTCTG TGCATCGCCATGGTTCCCAAAGCTGCTGCGGCCCCGAGCCTCAGAGCTCTCCCTCAGGCATCTGGAGACACCAAGAAGGAGATAACGAGAACTTTCAGTAAG GAGACTCTGGAAAGTGTGAAGAAGTGTAAGAATTTCCTGGTGACTCTGATCAAGCTGGCGTCCAGTGACTCCAGGTCTGCCAACATGGCCAACAATGTTCGAGGACTGGTCCGAAGTCTGCTG GAGGGAAAGATGGAAGCGGAGGAGTTCACAGAGCTGCTGTATGAGGAGCTGAAGTCAACGCCACAGCCCTGCTTAGTGCCTTTCCTAAAG AAAAGCCTCCCtgcggtgcgttcactgacctcagACCCACAGTTATTCATCCAGCAGGCCTCTACATCCAAGAACACAAAGTCGTCTGAGGCAGAACTGAGCAGACAGCAG GCTCTCCGTGCATATGATTCAAGTTCTGGATCAACTCCATCCAGAACCGACGTGTCTCGCAGAGGTGGGCTCGGCAGCACAGTGGTTCTGTCAGGAAGTCACATCCCAG GAGCGTTTCCAGGGAAACGTGCTTCTCAGGATCAGTCCAGAGGTGTTTTCAGAGCCAGCTGTGGATCCTACAG AGAGGATGATGACATCAATGATGTGGCCTCCATGGCAGGAGTCAACTTGAGAGAGGAGAACGCCCGGATTCTCACCTCCACTGTGGGCTCCGTGGTGCAGTCCTGCCAGGACCAGCTCTTCCTCTCACCTCAGCACCTGCTCACCTGGATCCTGCACACAG GAAAGTCGTTTGGAGTTACTGATGTGGGTCCGGATGTGGTGGCTCTAGTTTCTCATGCTACTCAGGAGCGTCTGCGAGAGCTGATGGAGAAGATCTCTGCTGTGGCTGAGCATCGTAGGACGTCTCAACAG GAGGATTCCTGGCATGTCAGGGTGAGCGATGTCCGCTCTCAGCTTCGCTTCCTGGAGGAAATAGAGAagctgaagaagaggaggaaagatGAAGAGGAAAAGGAGAAACTACTCCGTTTAGCCAGG AGTCGCTTCCACACTGAAGACCCTCAGGTTCAGCTGCTCAGACAGAGAGCCAGAGAG ctgCAACAGATGGAGGAAGCTCGGCTGCAGCAGAAGGAGGCGAACCTCACCGCTTTGGCCGCCATCGGACCTCGAAAGAAGAGAGTGCTGGACCAGAGTAACG GTGTCTCTGCTGCCCAGGCTGGGCTCTCAGAAGGTCACCCGGGTGGTTCTGAAGGATCTGCTGGTCTGCATGGAGCAGGAGCCGGTCCTGCACCACTCTCTCACCTTCTACAAATCCATGCTGTTTATGGTGT
- the LOC112136799 gene encoding uncharacterized protein LOC112136799, whose protein sequence is MARMDGGGTEAQEEHRGPEGGGGPGEVERVQSSGDEEDSESEAEDWLWESGPTVLDSGGSAQRPRAVVMRSAKPGPAEGEAEPPCTAPPGEDDELRRSRLSENTRLATRYAVRIFREFLRDTAQSPDFETLDKHALCARLRSFYAEARSKSGQVYSRSSLISIRSSLNRYLNEPPHSRTLDLTKDPEMRSANLVLAAVIRRLEEQGAGPVVQKQAITRADLKKLYESSVFDIRTAFGLLNKVWFETCMYFCTRGRENQRELHEDSFGLAVDRNGRKFVFFKALGPNQRSLNHGARCAAWTRGPPDPQEDSLPRMYETGTELCPYASFVRFRSKRNPLCAAFFQRPRDHCSASDVTWYENKAIGKNLLGMRMQMLSRAAKLSKTYTNHCIGAVSIATLNSIVRARGSRCAAETVKGHAESTVPRARRVSASLLLHPLSSASSSSQMRCRGAQNGASPAAKKVRVRTRPGDVTPATDSHVTHMGEQDNSRIISTSPNSTGIPTAAQLTKSNAPVHIDVGGHMYTSSLATLTRYPDSRIARLFNGTEPVVLDSLKQHYFIDRDGSMFRYILNFLRTSKLLVPEDFREYCLLYEESVFFQLAPLQKELEHWKAEQESRSKCQQCHCALVHIAPGLGEKVRVSACRSIIEEVFPEVTDPLSDGWTPDSTHLSRFPLSTRCRLSSVQVLERFHQAGFRISGSSGGGVDSSQFSEYFLHRVQKRPPE, encoded by the exons ATGGCGAGGATGGACGGCGGCGGAACCGAGGCGCAGGAGGAGCATCGGGGTCCGGAGGGGGGTGGGGGCCCGGGGGAGGTGGAGAGGGTCCAGAGCTCCGGGGATGAGGAGGACTCTGAATCGGAAGCGGAGGATTGGTTGTGGGAGTCCGGACCGACAGTTCTGGACTCCGGCGGCTCCGCGCAACGACCACGCGCGGTCGTTATGCGGAGTGCGAAGCCAGGACCCGCAGAGGGGGAGGCAGAGCCCCCCTGCACAGCACCCCCCGGCGAGGATGACGAGCTCCGCCGCAGCAGGCTGAGCGAAAACACGCGGCTTGCCACTCGGTACGCGGTCCGGATCTTCAGGGAGTTCCTGCGCGACACCGCGCAAAGTCCGGACTTTGAAACTCTGGATAAACACGCGCTGTGCGCGCGGCTGCGCTCCTTCTACGCGGAGGCGCGCTCCAAGAGTGGACAGGTGTACAGCAGGTCTTCCCTGATCAGCATCAGAAGCTCCCTGAACCGGTACCTGAACGAGCCGCCCCACAGCCGGACCCTGGACCTCACCAAAGACCCGGAGATGCGCAGCGCCAACCTGGTCCTGGCCGCGGTCATCCGCCGGCTGGAGGAGCAGGGCGCGGGCCCGGTGGTGCAGAAACAGGCCATCACGCGCGCAGACCTGAAGAAACTTTACGAGTCGTCCGTGTTCGACATCAGAACCGCCTTTGGGCTGCTGAACAAAGTCTGGTTTGAGACCTGCATGTACTTCTGCACCCGGGGCCGCGAGAACCAGCGGGAGCTGCACGAGGACTCGTTCGGGCTGGCCGTGGACCGGAACGGGAGGAAGTTCGTGTTCTTCAAGGCTCTCGGACCGAACCAGAGATCCCTGAACCACGGGGCCCGCTGCGCCGCCTGGACCAGGGGACCTCCGGACCCGCAGGAAGACAGCCTGCCGCGCATGTACGAGACGGGCACAGAACTCTGCCCCTACGCCAGCTTCGTGCGGTTCCGGTCCAAGCGGAACCCGCTGTGCGCGGCGTTCTTCCAGCGTCCGCGGGACCACTGCTCCGCCAGCGACGTCACGTGGTACGAAAACAAAGCCATCGGGAAGAACCTGCTGGGCATGCGGATGCAGATGCTGTCGCGCGCCGCCAAGCTCTCCAAGACCTACACCAACCACTGCATCGGAGCCGTTTCCATAGCAACGCTCAACAGCATCGTGAGAGCTCGCGGATCCAGATGTGCTGCGGAGACTGTCAAAGGTCACGCGGAGTCCACGGTGCCGCGCGCGCGCCGGGTGTCTGCCTCTCTGCTTCTTCATCCTCTGAGCTCAGCCTCCTCATCCTCACAGATGAGATGCCGCGGAGCGCAGAACGGCGCGAGCCCCGCCGCCAAAAAGGTGCGAGTGCGCACGCGGCCGGGTGATGTGACACCTGCCACGGACAGTCACGTGACCCACATGGGCGAACAG GACAACAGTCGGATCATATCCACGTCTCCAAACTCCACCGGCATCCCAACAGCGGCCCAGCTCACCAAATCAAACGCACCCGTTCACATTGATGTGGGAGGACACATGTACACCAGCAGCCTGGCCACGCTGACCAGGTACCCCGACTCCAG AATCGCTCGTCTGTTCAATGGAACAGAACCCGTGGTGTTGGACAGCTTAAAGCAGCACTACTTCATCGATCGGGATGGGTCCATGTTCCGCTACATCCTCAACTTCCTCCGGACATCCAAACTGCTCGTCCCCGAGGACTTCAGA GAATACTGTCTGCTGTACGAGGAGTCCGTCTTCTTCCAGCTTGCTCCTCTACAAAAGGAGCTGGAGCACTGGAAGGCGGAGCAGGAGTCCCGGTCCAAGTGTCAGCAGTGCCACTGTGCCTTGGTCCACATAGCTCCAGGGCTGGGGGAGAAGGTCAGAGTCAGCGCCTGCCGCTCCATCATAGAGGAGGTCTTTCCTGAGGTGACCGATCCTCTGAGTGATGGCTGGACTCCAGACTCCACACACCTGTCTCGCTTCCCGCTAAGCACACGCTGTCGCCTCAGCTCTGTGCAG GTTCTGGAGCGCTTCCATCAAGCTGGGTTCAGGATCTCCGGTTCCAGTGGAGGAGGAGTGGACTCATCTCAGTTTAGCGAATACTTCCTTCATAGGGTCCAAAAACGTCCTCCGGAATAG